The Chelonoidis abingdonii isolate Lonesome George chromosome 21, CheloAbing_2.0, whole genome shotgun sequence genome contains a region encoding:
- the FAM117A gene encoding protein FAM117A isoform X6, with amino-acid sequence MNDKATQTPTSWHEVEVGKASASTHKRSASWGSTDHRREIAKLKQQLQRTKLSGKEKDRSSPLQGDHAVLGSVRDSPPGLPPASPVLKLSPCLHRSLEGLNQELEEVFVKEQGDEELLRILDVPDGHRAPAPPQRGSEDLLLLTLEPSSSSCSSLSLSPSPSVPLRSSPHTPARAATEELSSVLEEPLPDPKEKESSQKSLPSLLEDGSPSPVLAFASSPRPNHSYMFKREPPEGCEKVRAFEEALSPSPDQNFLPSCPDKNKVHFNPTGSAFCPVSLVKPLFPNMGFLFRSFPTTPSPVPPGTFTSCQSTAPGPFLGSRKDSAADGFSEVSKSPPLNFEHWKRTQTEESVLFHSSLVV; translated from the exons ACTCCAACATCCTGGCATGAAGTGGAAGTCGGGAAGGCCAGTGCCAGTACTCATAAGCGTTCTGCATCTTGGGGTAGCACGGATCACCGCAGAGAG ATTGCTAAACtgaagcagcagctccagcgaACTAAGCTAAGTGGCAAAGAGAAGGACCGGAGCTCCCCACTTCAGGGGGATCACGCTGTCCTTGGATCAGTCAGG GACTCCCCTCCTGGactccctcctgcttctcctgttTTGAAGCTCAGCCCCTGCTTACATAGGAGCCTGGAAGGACTAAaccaggagctggaggaggtgtTTGTGAAGGAACAAGGAGATGAGGAGCTTCTCAGG ATTCTGGATGTTCCAGACGGCCACAGGgcaccagcccctccccagagagGCTCTGAGGATCTTTTGCTGCTGACTCTGGAACCCAGCagtagcagctgcagcagcctttctctttccccatccccttctgTGCCTCTCCGATCTTCTCCGCACACCCCTGCAAGAGCAGCTACAGAGGAGCTTTCTTCTGTCCTGGAGGAGCCGCTGCCTGACCCCAAGGAGAAAG AATCTTCTCAAAAAAGTCTTCCTTCCCTGCTAGAGGATGGTAGCCCCTCTCCAGTCCTGGCCTTTGCCTCATCTCCTCGACCTAACCACAGCTACATGTTTAAACGGGAACCTCCCGAGGGATGTGAAAAAGTCCGGGCCTTTGAAGAGGCTTT atcccccagccctgatcagAATTTTCTGCCCTCCTGTCCTGATAAGAACAAAGTCCACTTCAACCCAACAGGCTCTGCCTTTTGTCCGGTCAGTCTGGTAAAGCCTCTCTTTCCAAACATGGGCTTTCTGTTCAGAAGCTTCCCTACTACCCCCAGCCCCGTGCCACCAGGCACATTCACCTCCTGCCAGTCCACTGCCCCAGGCCCATTCCTTGGGTCGCGGAAAGACTCCGCAGCAGATGGCTTTAGTGAGGTCTCCAAATCACCTCCACTGAACTTTGAACACTGGAAGCGCACCCAGACAGAAGAGAGTGTCCTCTTCCATAGCTCTCTTGTGGTCTGA